One window of the Calditrichota bacterium genome contains the following:
- the nadC gene encoding carboxylating nicotinate-nucleotide diphosphorylase: MQLIDPKTLPENVRKFGYDDFFVDRISQEISLLINTAFQEDLNEIGDVTSNAIFGKKQTATAMIISKQQGIFSGGFLTELISGSVDSEMEVINFVKEGDHLSQYQRVSKLSGSIKSILIAERTILNFLSRMSGVSTLTNEFVKIALPHRITILDTRKTFPGWRYLDKYAVKVGGGQNHRFGLFDMFLIKENHIKAAGGILQAVEQCKKYSEKVRKEIAIEVETTNLEEVKQALIAGADRIMLDNMTVNKIKQAVSLIKEKDNHVKIEISGGVNYENIDKFVDTGVDFISIGSLTHSAKAFDFSLLVD; encoded by the coding sequence ATGCAGCTAATAGACCCGAAAACTTTGCCGGAAAATGTGCGGAAATTCGGTTATGATGATTTTTTCGTCGATAGAATTTCTCAAGAAATATCTCTATTAATCAATACGGCTTTCCAGGAGGACCTGAATGAAATCGGCGATGTCACGTCGAATGCCATCTTTGGAAAAAAACAAACTGCTACTGCAATGATAATTTCTAAACAACAAGGTATTTTTTCAGGCGGATTTTTGACGGAATTAATTTCAGGTTCAGTAGATTCCGAAATGGAGGTAATAAATTTTGTTAAAGAAGGCGACCATCTTTCGCAATACCAGCGTGTTAGCAAATTGTCGGGTTCCATAAAATCAATTTTGATTGCCGAAAGGACAATATTAAATTTTCTTTCGCGAATGAGCGGCGTCTCAACATTGACAAACGAATTTGTAAAAATCGCTCTGCCGCATAGGATTACAATTTTGGACACGAGAAAAACTTTTCCGGGATGGCGTTACCTGGACAAATATGCGGTGAAAGTCGGTGGCGGTCAAAATCATCGTTTTGGCTTGTTTGATATGTTTCTCATAAAGGAAAATCATATTAAAGCCGCAGGCGGTATTTTGCAGGCAGTTGAGCAGTGCAAAAAATATTCAGAAAAAGTGCGAAAAGAAATAGCGATTGAAGTGGAAACGACAAATCTCGAAGAAGTAAAACAAGCGCTAATCGCAGGAGCGGATAGAATTATGTTAGATAATATGACCGTTAATAAAATTAAGCAAGCGGTTAGTCTTATCAAAGAAAAAGATAATCATGTCAAAATTGAAATTTCCGGCGGAGTAAATTATGAAAACATCGACAAATTTGTTGACACGGGTGTAGATTTTATATCAATTGGCAGCTTGACTCATTCGGCAAAAGCATTTGATTTTTCGTTGCTTGTAGATTAA
- a CDS encoding tetratricopeptide repeat protein gives MKMIRIAILFVLFFSQFVFAQQDDGVSFIYAKKLMNDSLYDLAAEQFHQFAMENTLHAKAPESLVLAGKCYYQSGQYDSAIKEFTLLIARFPQAQLLDQAHFELAKSFNAAGNIRAAAKTFHQVYIFYPKSSLAKISLLKSAQKFFKIKDYEQSKRIIYDLQEAFPSAAETFEARLVLIDVFMNTKHYDRANTEINNLLALTKDGIVHAKALFRKGVIEKMTGRYQDAEQSFRELIEKYSDQRNSNDWSDVIKKASYALAEILFQKGFYDSSSEYLLKIPENQRTAKDLFLLAQNSLKKNQYDQAATFLETLAENETDSLIFVRANYLRGVCFSQLKDYYQANSAFLRVIDFCYQKNIYSHYLRSAIAKLSQNYEKNNQFEAAIKLLSDYVTQLPTNADLDEIKFHIGKIYEDNLSEFDRAMRNYDDILTNFPRSKLVDDAQFAIARCYAKKTDFEQAIKEYKRLRQNFPASPFSEKAEEAIFHIQNYVPSKANLNNSLTKVIENIVQDGNDSKTKLENIAQLYFDDLKNYEKAIEYWRELLSSEKLSDDERSKTMYFIGKSYLLLAQANSRINNEQADSAKLYFNRLLSLFPSSEWADDAAMGNIEAFKGKISKDSLTVEEFKQRLTDFLYQYPGSSFATSVNLDLAELMIKLGVNNSLDSLDVANSLLYVQTHSENVSEQTHAALLQARLFVQTHDDSAAKMLLFSLVNNRNNSELCQAISLLADLSAANNEKRWEKIFSSFIENHFYSPCVDRIKIKLGTIYLTQNHPSLALQIFSKMYSTRENEDFFHSFTDENDSLLEEIVFHLGKIYERMEKRENAIAYFQKYLRLFPAGKYVEDALFALGHLFSSREPEEMRRAINYFKRLTDDYPESGLVDSATVKIGDLFFELKDYAQASDYYLKIVQESEPHADRAYSEAQNIICRFRQGKISNKLPQIKAFKKKYGKKNPLIADLMLEAGSYFLKQKNFKRAEDIFDNVRSHFKKTSQGARAEFLLGKLNFILNKDDDALEILTKLIRKYPRQQKIVADAYIALGNFYYLKAKQVQNALFAYQKVTQLKNTTIEQEKLAKNNAIRCYTDLRMREQAVSAIYEYIDRFPDADDVFEKKILLGILFYELHEYDRALVLLKKLKYEADIENEPRIQYWIGECYLGKGEFKRAVSEYLKVAYLSRPTKLNWRVTAQFQAGVAYMKAGEPERAKKIFAKIVRQQGKQSVFGKPAQTKIDEIDQMMSNAKQRH, from the coding sequence ATGAAAATGATCAGAATTGCCATCCTTTTTGTGCTATTTTTTAGCCAATTTGTTTTTGCTCAACAAGACGACGGTGTTTCGTTTATTTATGCAAAAAAATTGATGAACGACAGCTTGTATGACCTTGCCGCTGAACAATTTCACCAATTTGCAATGGAAAACACACTTCACGCCAAGGCGCCAGAATCTCTTGTCCTTGCCGGCAAGTGTTACTATCAGAGTGGTCAATACGATTCAGCGATTAAAGAATTTACTCTTTTAATCGCTCGGTTTCCACAAGCACAGCTTCTGGATCAGGCTCACTTTGAATTGGCCAAATCGTTCAATGCCGCGGGCAACATTCGGGCTGCGGCAAAAACTTTCCACCAGGTGTATATTTTTTATCCTAAGAGCAGCCTGGCAAAGATATCGTTGTTGAAATCCGCGCAAAAATTTTTTAAAATTAAAGACTATGAACAGTCAAAAAGAATAATTTACGATCTGCAGGAGGCCTTTCCCAGCGCTGCTGAAACTTTTGAAGCCCGACTTGTTCTCATTGATGTTTTTATGAACACAAAACATTATGATCGGGCAAATACTGAAATAAACAATCTCCTTGCATTGACAAAAGACGGCATCGTTCACGCGAAAGCTCTTTTTCGAAAAGGCGTCATCGAAAAAATGACAGGCCGCTATCAGGACGCTGAACAAAGCTTCAGAGAGTTGATTGAAAAATATAGCGACCAGCGGAATAGCAATGATTGGAGTGATGTCATCAAAAAGGCTTCTTATGCATTGGCTGAAATTCTTTTTCAAAAAGGATTTTATGATTCTTCTTCTGAATATTTGCTAAAAATTCCTGAAAATCAACGCACCGCAAAAGACTTATTTCTATTGGCTCAAAATTCACTTAAGAAAAATCAATATGATCAGGCAGCCACATTTCTGGAAACTCTGGCAGAGAATGAAACAGATAGTCTCATATTTGTTCGGGCGAACTATTTGCGCGGCGTATGCTTTAGCCAGTTAAAAGATTATTATCAGGCAAATTCTGCGTTTCTGAGAGTGATAGATTTCTGCTATCAAAAAAATATTTATTCTCATTATCTGAGATCTGCTATTGCCAAATTGTCGCAAAATTATGAAAAAAATAATCAATTCGAGGCGGCAATCAAATTATTGAGTGATTATGTGACGCAACTTCCGACAAATGCCGATCTCGACGAGATAAAATTTCACATCGGGAAAATTTACGAAGATAATCTTTCTGAGTTTGACCGCGCAATGAGAAATTACGATGATATTTTGACAAATTTTCCGCGAAGCAAGCTAGTCGATGACGCGCAATTTGCAATTGCACGGTGCTATGCAAAAAAAACCGACTTTGAACAGGCTATTAAGGAATACAAACGTCTCAGGCAAAATTTTCCCGCCAGCCCATTCTCAGAAAAAGCAGAAGAAGCAATTTTCCATATTCAAAATTATGTTCCCTCAAAGGCAAATTTGAATAATTCTCTCACTAAAGTAATCGAAAATATCGTGCAAGACGGCAACGATTCAAAAACGAAATTGGAAAATATCGCCCAATTGTATTTCGATGATCTCAAAAATTATGAAAAAGCGATAGAATATTGGCGAGAACTTTTGTCGTCCGAAAAACTTTCTGATGATGAAAGATCGAAAACAATGTACTTTATCGGAAAGTCATATCTCCTTCTAGCGCAAGCCAATTCCCGAATCAATAATGAGCAAGCTGATTCAGCAAAACTGTATTTTAATCGTCTGTTGTCGTTATTTCCCTCCAGTGAGTGGGCTGATGACGCCGCCATGGGAAATATTGAAGCTTTCAAAGGAAAAATATCCAAAGACAGCCTGACCGTCGAAGAATTCAAGCAGCGTTTGACAGATTTCCTCTACCAATATCCCGGCAGTTCATTCGCCACAAGCGTTAATCTGGATTTAGCTGAGCTTATGATAAAATTGGGTGTCAACAACTCGCTGGATAGCCTCGATGTAGCCAATAGTTTATTGTATGTGCAAACGCATTCTGAAAATGTCTCTGAGCAAACCCACGCAGCATTATTGCAAGCGCGACTATTTGTACAAACGCACGATGACAGCGCCGCGAAAATGTTGTTGTTTTCTTTAGTTAACAATAGAAATAACAGTGAATTATGCCAGGCCATCAGTCTGCTTGCTGATTTGTCTGCAGCAAATAATGAAAAGCGCTGGGAAAAAATATTTTCCTCTTTTATTGAGAATCATTTTTACAGCCCCTGCGTTGACCGGATAAAAATTAAACTGGGAACTATTTATCTCACACAAAACCATCCATCGCTGGCGTTGCAGATCTTCAGTAAAATGTATTCGACGCGGGAAAACGAAGATTTCTTTCATTCTTTTACAGATGAAAACGATTCATTGTTGGAGGAAATTGTATTCCATTTGGGAAAAATCTATGAACGAATGGAGAAACGGGAGAATGCAATAGCATATTTCCAAAAATATCTGCGGCTGTTTCCGGCAGGAAAATACGTAGAAGATGCGCTTTTCGCTCTGGGACATTTGTTTTCGTCGCGGGAGCCCGAGGAAATGAGAAGGGCAATAAATTATTTCAAACGATTGACCGACGACTATCCTGAGTCTGGACTTGTTGACAGCGCCACTGTAAAAATTGGCGATCTTTTTTTTGAATTAAAAGACTACGCACAGGCTTCAGATTACTACTTAAAGATCGTTCAGGAATCCGAACCGCACGCAGATCGCGCCTATTCCGAGGCACAAAATATTATTTGTCGTTTTCGGCAAGGAAAAATTAGCAATAAATTGCCGCAAATAAAAGCCTTCAAAAAAAAGTACGGCAAGAAAAACCCACTCATTGCAGACTTGATGCTGGAAGCCGGTTCTTATTTTTTGAAACAAAAGAACTTTAAACGGGCCGAAGACATTTTTGACAACGTACGATCTCATTTCAAAAAAACATCTCAGGGCGCAAGAGCTGAATTCTTGTTGGGCAAACTCAATTTTATTCTGAATAAAGACGACGATGCGTTGGAAATTTTAACAAAATTGATCAGGAAATATCCGCGACAACAAAAAATTGTCGCCGACGCCTATATTGCGCTGGGAAATTTTTACTATTTGAAGGCGAAGCAAGTCCAAAATGCACTGTTCGCCTATCAAAAAGTCACGCAATTAAAAAATACAACTATTGAGCAGGAAAAATTAGCCAAAAATAATGCGATTCGATGCTACACAGATTTGAGAATGCGCGAGCAAGCAGTCTCTGCAATTTATGAATATATCGACAGATTTCCGGATGCAGACGACGTATTTGAAAAAAAAATATTGTTGGGGATTCTCTTTTACGAATTACATGAATATGATCGCGCGCTCGTGTTGTTGAAAAAATTGAAATATGAGGCTGATATTGAAAACGAACCGAGAATTCAATATTGGATAGGGGAGTGCTATCTTGGCAAAGGGGAGTTCAAACGTGCAGTGAGTGAATATCTCAAAGTAGCGTATTTGTCACGGCCCACAAAATTGAACTGGAGGGTAACTGCACAGTTTCAAGCAGGCGTGGCGTACATGAAAGCCGGAGAGCCGGAGCGAGCAAAGAAAATATTCGCCAAAATAGTCAGACAACAAGGCAAACAAAGCGTATTCGGCAAGCCCGCCCAGACTAAAATTGATGAGATCGATCAGATGATGTCAAATGCAAAACAGAGGCATTAG